GGTATTTGGTTCAAAACCAGAAAATCCATACACAGCTGAAATTGATTCAACACCTTCATAAATGTCTTTTACAGTTTTTTTGCGTGTAAATATTCCTTTGTCTGTCTCCCCTTCTGTTATAGATTGTTTAGATTTTGGAAACAACACTTGGGCTTTTTTGTTTTCAATGAGGTCAAAGTTTGACATTACACCATGTTTGCCAACGATACTCTTTCCGAAGTTCAATAAATGAGGGCGTTTTTTAGTTCCTCCACTGAACAATATGATATTTGGTTTCCAATTACGTTGCTCAATGTTACTTATATCCATTTTATGCAATGCAGTTCGCACCAAAGATGAATAAACACTTTGCCACACATCTCCAAAATCATTAGTAATTTGTTTTCTTTTTAGAAAAAAGTACAATAATGTAATAATTATAAGAGCAGCAAACATTGACATCATATCGAGCTTAAACATAACGCCAAAAGCAGCTATAAATCCAATGAGGCCAATATAACGATTGATTTTAAATGAAGGCCTAAAATCGGTGCTAGCCCAGCTTTCAAGAAAATAGGCAAAATTTATAAAACCATATGAGGCTAAATAAAACATGGTTACAATGCCTGCAATAACATTCAGTTCACCAATTAAAATACCTGCTTCGGCAATAAAAAAAACCAGGATAAGCGCGTTTCGAGGTTCATTACTGCTGCCATAACCTTTAGCAAAGATTTTAGGAAGAAGGCGATCAGATGAAATAGCTTGTAAAATGCGAGGTCCTCCTAAAATACCACCTAATGCTGAAGAAAGTGTAGCTCCCCAAATTCCAGCAATTACAAGAGGTGAAAACCAGGCAATTTTTAACAGAAAATTGTAGTCGTTAAGAAGCATATCTCGTTTTACAAAAAAAGCAAAACCGATAGCCAATCCAACATATATTACCAAGCCTGTACCTATGGAGGCTAAAGTTCCCATAGGTATAGATTTCTTTGAATCTTTTAAATCTCCTGACATTGCTACACCTGCTGTAAAGCCGGTGACCGCTGGAAAAAATATGGCAAAAATTAATTCTGGCGAAAGACCATCTCTAAAAGGTGTAAGAATTGGCTCAGCAGGAGCAGAATCTGTATTTATGACCAAACCAATAATGATGGATACCAAAGAAAGAGCAATTGCCCCTAAGATATAGAATTGAGCCTTTATGGCTAAAGATGTACTAATAAAAGCTATCAGCACAAGCAGCAAAATAGCAGCAGTACCAACAATTCGAAAACTATTGATGTCTTGCTGCAATCCTGTAAATTCACGAATAACATCAATACTTAAAAAACTTTCTGCAAAACCAATGAGGTATAAGGATATACTTAAAGCAGTACCAACAAACAGGGAAATACCAATGGCTCCTCCCATAGGAAGCCCCAGACTTCGTGATAAAATATAATAGATACCGCCTGTTTTTATCTTTTTATCGGTTGCTATTGATGAAATACTTAAACCTGTTGATATTGATATTACATGAGCCAGTAAAATAATAACTAAAGCAGTTAACAAACCAGACTGTCCTACTACCCATCCCAGCCTCATGTACATTATTACTCCTAAAATTGTAAGGACAGATGGAGTGTAAACTCCGGCAAAAGTTCCGAATTTAGTTGCTTTGCTCATATAGTCTGATCAATATGTATTATTAATTCGATAAATAACAGGCATGTAATTTAAGGATTTTAATCTCTTTGGCAAAAATTAAAAATTACTGAATGTATTATTATAATTATTGAAGATAGATCTAAAAGAGGAGGTTAAAACTAGTATATGTTTGAGAAAATTATAGAAACTTTGGATTTTAAATAAGAAACAAATAAGTTTGAAAAGTCTTAACCTTTGCAAAATATTATTATGAGCCAAAATGACAAATCTCATTGGGATAAAGTATATTCCCGAAATACCGATCAGGATGTAGGTTGGTATCAGGAAAAACCAAAAACATCTTTTGAGTTGATTCAAATTTATGCTGATCCTAAATCTGCCATCATTGATATTGGTGCTGGTAATTCAAATCTTGGAAATCTATTGATTCAAAATGGATATACTGATCTTGCCATTGTGGATATTTCATCCGAAGCAATTGAAAGAAGCAAATCGAAAATTAGCAAAGGAGTTGAGAGAATTCAATTTTTTGAATCGAATGTTTTGGCCTTGGACCTTGCCAAAAAATTTGGCATATGGCACGATAGAGCAGTTTTTCATTTTTTGTGGGATAAAGACGAAATTGACAACTATGTAAAAAAGCTTAATCAGCATATGGGGAACGAAGGCATTTTCATTTTGGGCGCTTTCTCTGAAAATGGACCTGAAAAATGTAGCGGGTTAAATGTAAATCATCAATCTGAAAAAAGCATTGTAAAAACCTTTGGGAAGTATTTTAACTTAATTGAAACCTTGAACGAAGACCATACTACACCGTCAGGAAAGATTCAAAATTACATATTTGCCGTCATGCAAAAAAAAGAAGCATAAATAATGCTTATAGGAATGAATGACTTCAATACATTAATTATTATACCTTTGCAGGGTTGATGAAACGATTACAAAAAATATCGGCTTACATTTTATTTTTACCAGTATTTTCCATATTGGTACACAATCTTGTTCCACATCATCATCACGAAAGCTGCATTTCTGAAACGCACGAGCTAATAGGAGAAGAACATCATCATACCAAACATACAGCAGTAACTGAAAGCCACCAACATACATGTGATATCCCTGATCATGGTTTAAATGTACACAAACATCAGACTGATAATGATCAGCATTGCCATTTAAGTGATATTTACAAAGTTGAAAAACAATATGTCGACATCAATTGTTTCGAAACATTCATCATTAAGCATACACATTCTGAGCAGGAATTAGTTTATCCCTCAGATTTTACTAGTGAATACAAACCCCCCAATGCGCTCCTCTTTTTTAATCGAGGACCTCCTATTGTTTAAATGTAGGATTATGATGCCCTGCATCAACAATTTATTCATTTAAACAATATTAACTCATGAAAAATATAAAATATAGTTTGATAGCAATTGTATTATTGTTATCTGCCTGCAATAACAACAAAATCGATTCAGAATCGGATCAACATCTACATGAAGAAGAAAGCATTTCATTCACAGAGTTTTCATTGCATTATGAAATGTTTGCGGAAATTGTAGCCCTGCAAAAAGGTAAAACTACTGAGGTATTAGCCCACTTTACAAAACTTGAAAATTACAAGCCTGTTATTAATGGAAGCTTGGATATCATCCTGGAAGTGGGTTCAAAAAAAACAAAAATAGCGATGTCGGAGCCAACTCGCGCAGGAATTTTTGTTTTCAAACTTCATCCACAAGCTTCAGGTCATGGGCATCTGAAATTTATCATAAATTCTGAAAGCTATACAGATACCCTATTGCTTCATTTGGATATTGCAAGCGATGAGAAAGAACAACATGCTGGTGATTGTGATCATACTCAGGAGGTTAATCAGAAAGAAAATGAAGGCATTACATTTTTAAAAGAACAAGCCTGGAAAACAGATTTTAATATCTATAAGAGT
This portion of the Bacteroidota bacterium genome encodes:
- a CDS encoding methyltransferase domain-containing protein — protein: MSQNDKSHWDKVYSRNTDQDVGWYQEKPKTSFELIQIYADPKSAIIDIGAGNSNLGNLLIQNGYTDLAIVDISSEAIERSKSKISKGVERIQFFESNVLALDLAKKFGIWHDRAVFHFLWDKDEIDNYVKKLNQHMGNEGIFILGAFSENGPEKCSGLNVNHQSEKSIVKTFGKYFNLIETLNEDHTTPSGKIQNYIFAVMQKKEA